The Fimbriimonas ginsengisoli Gsoil 348 genome window below encodes:
- a CDS encoding lmo0937 family membrane protein yields MLIFLAVLFLVLWALGFLAFHVSMWFIHLLLLVALISLIMHFLRGPARV; encoded by the coding sequence ATGTTGATCTTTCTAGCAGTTTTGTTCTTGGTGCTATGGGCACTCGGGTTCCTCGCCTTCCACGTGTCGATGTGGTTCATCCACCTCCTCCTGTTGGTCGCGCTGATCTCCCTGATCATGCACTTCCTGCGCGGCCCGGCCCGCGTCTAG
- a CDS encoding ABC transporter substrate-binding protein codes for MFKLSALRCVLLGVSGYVLIGCGGSSGNNPGTTPVPTANELRIGGLFSLTGNWNTLGKASKAAVELARDDVNAYFASRSIATRVTLFVTDTKLLPETAAADLNSLVDKQVRYVVGPQSSSEVARLKATADSSGTLLISQGSTASSLSIADDNVFRMVPDDVREAKALVALARADGIQALIPVARDDAGNGGLFTSVSARFSDVGGEVAAGIRYGANETDFTATLNSVRAAIVALRATHTDAQIGVYLAGFDEDAQILALAQADPTLSAVKWYGSDGVVSSAALSSNAGSAAFMSQHGFPNPIFGLDDSAVGTWSPVAQRIKAKSGVDPDAFALSAYDAVWLAALSYQAAGGSAATATDRRNSLFATASTYTGVTGPTKFDASGDRNDGNFDFWSVGGSAGSYRWMRVASYKAADGSIVRIP; via the coding sequence ATGTTCAAGTTGTCCGCGCTTCGGTGTGTCCTCCTCGGTGTATCTGGCTACGTTTTGATCGGCTGCGGAGGAAGCAGCGGCAACAACCCGGGAACGACACCGGTCCCGACGGCCAACGAGCTGCGGATCGGCGGGCTTTTTTCTCTAACCGGCAATTGGAACACCCTCGGTAAGGCAAGCAAAGCCGCCGTCGAGCTGGCGAGGGACGACGTCAACGCCTACTTCGCGAGCCGATCGATCGCGACCCGCGTTACGCTGTTCGTGACGGACACCAAGCTTCTGCCCGAGACGGCGGCGGCGGACTTGAATAGCTTGGTCGACAAGCAGGTGCGATACGTGGTCGGACCGCAGTCGAGCTCCGAGGTCGCTCGCCTTAAGGCGACCGCCGACTCGTCCGGAACCTTGCTCATTAGCCAGGGGAGCACGGCTTCGTCACTGTCGATTGCGGACGACAACGTCTTCCGGATGGTGCCGGACGACGTTCGGGAGGCGAAGGCGCTGGTCGCCCTTGCCCGCGCCGACGGCATTCAGGCGCTGATTCCGGTCGCCCGCGACGACGCGGGGAACGGCGGACTTTTCACTTCGGTGAGCGCCCGGTTTAGCGACGTAGGCGGCGAGGTCGCCGCGGGAATCCGGTACGGCGCCAACGAGACGGATTTCACCGCGACCTTGAACTCCGTGCGGGCGGCGATCGTGGCGCTTAGAGCGACCCACACCGACGCACAGATCGGCGTCTATCTGGCCGGCTTCGACGAAGACGCGCAGATCTTGGCGCTCGCCCAGGCCGACCCAACCCTATCCGCGGTGAAGTGGTACGGCAGCGACGGCGTCGTTTCCAGCGCGGCGCTCAGCTCGAATGCAGGGTCCGCGGCGTTCATGTCGCAGCACGGATTTCCAAATCCGATCTTCGGCCTGGACGATAGCGCAGTCGGAACATGGTCGCCGGTAGCCCAGCGCATCAAGGCGAAGTCCGGGGTGGATCCCGATGCGTTTGCTCTCTCAGCCTACGATGCGGTCTGGCTCGCCGCTCTTTCGTACCAAGCGGCTGGCGGCAGCGCGGCCACCGCGACCGATCGAAGAAACTCCCTCTTCGCCACCGCCTCGACTTACACGGGAGTTACCGGGCCGACGAAATTCGACGCCTCCGGCGACCGCAACGATGGGAACTTCGACTTCTGGTCCGTCGGCGGCTCGGCCGGCAGCTACCGTTGGATGCGCGTGGCTAGCTATAAAGCCGCCGACGGATCGATCGTCCGTATTCCGTGA